The Elusimicrobiota bacterium sequence CGCCCGTCAATTTCTTCTGCGGCTTAGCCATCAAACCGCGCATGCCGGCCAGCTGACGAATCTGAGCCGCGCTCCCGCGGGCGCCGGAGTTCGCCATCATATAGATCGAGTTAAATTTCGATTCACCGCTCTTGAAAACCGACATTTCCTGTTTCTTCATCTCGTCAAACATGAGGTCCGAAATACGATCGGTTACACGCGTCCACAAGTCGATAATTTTGTTATAGCGTTCGCTTTCCGTAATCAGACCGAGTTTGGCCTGCCGCTCGACTTCCAGGGCTTGTGTTTGCGCCTCTTTAATAAACCGTTCTTTCTCTTTCGGAATCAGCATGTCTTCGATCGAAATAGACAGCCCCGCGCGCGTGGCGAAACGGAATCCGATCTGCTTAATATCGTCGAGCAATTGGACGGTTCGCGCCTGTCCCAGTGTGCGATAACACCGGTCGACGAGCTCGGCCAACTCTTTCTTGCCCATCATATTATTGATGTGGCCCAATTCCGCCGGGACGACACTGTTGAAAATGACGCGGCCCACCGTGGTCCAGTCTTTCCACTTGGAGGGGTCCGCATTATCCGTTTCGGAGAGCTCGGGTTCAACCATTCGATTGATGCCGCGAACCTTGATCTTGGCATGAAGGGAGACTTCATCTCGCTGGAGGGCCGCTTCGACTTCTAAACGGGAAGCAAAAACTTTTCCTTCACCGAAATCGCCACCCTTGACTTTCGTCAGGTAGTTACACCCCAAGACCATATCTTGAGAAGGTACGGCAATCGGCCGGCCCGAAGCGGGAGACAGAAGATTGTTGGCGGAAAGCATCAGCAATCGCGCTTCAAGCTGGGATTCCAGGGAAAGCGGAATATGCACCGCCATCTGGTCACCGTCAAAGTCAGCGTTAAAGGCGGCGCAGGTGAGCGGATGCAGCTGGATTGCTTTTCCTTCGATGAGAACCGGCTCAAACGCCTGGACACCCAGGCGGTGCAGCGTTGGGGCACGATTCAAAATGACGGGATGGTGTTTCGTCACCTGATCCAGAATATCCCAGATCTCGGGCTTGACGCGTTCCAGCATGCGCTTGGCCGCTTTCAGCATGACGTTTTCCTTCTTCATCAGCTCGCGAATAATAAACGGCTTGAAGAGTTCGAGCGCCATCTCTTTCGGCAAACCGCATTGATGCAGTTTGAGATTCGGGCCAACGACAATGACGCTGCGGCCCGAGTAATCCACGCGTTTACCGAGAAGATTTTGACGGAAACGACCTTGCTTGCCTTTGAGAATATCGGAGAGGGATTTTAACGGCCGGTTTCCGGCCCCGACAACGACTTTGCCGCGCGCCCCATTCTCGATCAGGGCGTCAACCGCCTCCTGGAGCAGCCGTTTTTCATTATGAATCATGACCTCCGGCGCGCGGAGCGATTCAATGTGCTTCAAACGATTGTTGCGGTTGATAATGCGGCGATAAAGATCGTTCAGGTCGGACGTCGCAAATCGTCCGCCTTCCAACGGGACGAGGGGACGGAGATCCGGCGGGAGCACCGGTAAAATGGTCAGAATCATCCATTCCGGCTTCACTTTGGACCGCAGGAAAGCTTCCACAACCCGCAGGCGTTTCACCAACCGGCTTCGCTCCGCATCAGAGGTCGCTTTTTTGACCTTTTCATGCAGGTCGGTAGCTTCGAACGGGATATCGATTTTCGTCAGCAAGTCACGTACGGCTGCCGCGCCAATGCCGACCTTCACCTTGCCGCCATATTCCTGGCGGATCTTCTGATATTCTTCTTCCGTCAGAAGCTGCTGCGCGCTAAAAAGAATTTTATTATCAGTATCTTTAAAATCTTCCAAGACGATGTAACGCGCATAATAGACCACACGTTCCAAGTCCGAAATTTTCATATTCAAGAGAGTGGCGACACGGGAGGGCGTCTTGCGGAGATACCACACATGCGCGATCGGGACCGCCAGCTCAATATGTCCCATGCGCTCACGACGAACTTTTGATTCGGTTACTTCGACGCCACAACGGTCACAGATGACGCCTTTGTTCTTGACCCACTTATACTTCCCGCAGTTACACTCCCAGTCCCGGACGGGTCCAAAAATACGCTCGCAAAACAATCCGTCTCTTTCCGGCTTGAACGTCCGGTAATTGATCGTCTCCGGCTTGCGGACTTCGCCGTAGGACCACGAGAGGATTTGTTCTGGACTGGCCAAACTGACGCGAATTGCATCAAAGTCAGCGAAGTTCAACTCCTTGTCCGCTTTCTTTTTTTCGCGACCAGGGGTCAGAGATTTCCGCTCTAATAATTGTTGAAAGGACACTGAGGCCTCCTAGGATTTCGCCCCGACTTCTTCGGAGACTTTTCCGGCACCCGTCGACTTGGAACCGCTGCCGCTCTTGTTCTGATCTGAGCGAACCAGTTCGATATTCAAACCGAGCGCACGCAATTCGCGCGCCAGCACTTTAAAGGATTCCGGCACACCGGGCTCGGAGAACGTCTCCCCTTTAATAATGGCTTCATACATCTTGGCGCGGCCCGTCACATCATCAGATTTAACGGTTAAAAACTCCTGCAAACAGT is a genomic window containing:
- the rpoC gene encoding DNA-directed RNA polymerase subunit beta' — protein: MNFADFDAIRVSLASPEQILSWSYGEVRKPETINYRTFKPERDGLFCERIFGPVRDWECNCGKYKWVKNKGVICDRCGVEVTESKVRRERMGHIELAVPIAHVWYLRKTPSRVATLLNMKISDLERVVYYARYIVLEDFKDTDNKILFSAQQLLTEEEYQKIRQEYGGKVKVGIGAAAVRDLLTKIDIPFEATDLHEKVKKATSDAERSRLVKRLRVVEAFLRSKVKPEWMILTILPVLPPDLRPLVPLEGGRFATSDLNDLYRRIINRNNRLKHIESLRAPEVMIHNEKRLLQEAVDALIENGARGKVVVGAGNRPLKSLSDILKGKQGRFRQNLLGKRVDYSGRSVIVVGPNLKLHQCGLPKEMALELFKPFIIRELMKKENVMLKAAKRMLERVKPEIWDILDQVTKHHPVILNRAPTLHRLGVQAFEPVLIEGKAIQLHPLTCAAFNADFDGDQMAVHIPLSLESQLEARLLMLSANNLLSPASGRPIAVPSQDMVLGCNYLTKVKGGDFGEGKVFASRLEVEAALQRDEVSLHAKIKVRGINRMVEPELSETDNADPSKWKDWTTVGRVIFNSVVPAELGHINNMMGKKELAELVDRCYRTLGQARTVQLLDDIKQIGFRFATRAGLSISIEDMLIPKEKERFIKEAQTQALEVERQAKLGLITESERYNKIIDLWTRVTDRISDLMFDEMKKQEMSVFKSGESKFNSIYMMANSGARGSAAQIRQLAGMRGLMAKPQKKLTGGVGEIIESPVISNFREGLTVLEYFISTHGGRKGLADTALKTADAGYLTRRLVDVANDVVITQEDCGTITGVSIGTLSSGDEVIEPLEERIVGRVALDTVTHPLTDEVIIKAGELITADAAKKVKEAEIDRIRIRSVLTCESKWGVCAKCYGLNLANGRMVGMGEATGIVAAQSIGEPGTQLTLRTFHIGGTASRVVKRSQIVAGHDGAVRFFNVRLLKDKRNQQIVFSRNAEVSIKEESGKEREHHRLPYGARMKVTENKAVTKATLIAEWDPHAMPIITEFDGTVKLEDVIEGITVHQEKNKVTGLTERVIIEHRAERLHPQVVILKNGKRMAAYTLPVDTYVSVEEGQKVEAGDVLAKIPQEVTKTKDITGGLPRVVELFEARRPRNACIISEIPGTVKLGTTPKGGQKVIVTDEETGTVREYNIPHGKHLVVYEGDRVAVGEALTDGSINPHDILKVKDAKAVQEHLVNEIQEVYRLQGVVINDKHIEIIVRQMLSNVRITKSGDTELLIGEIVSKNRFKRLNEQVLTNGGEPAEAQPVLLGITKASLSSESLISAASFQETTRVLTEASASGAMDYLRGLKENVIIGHLIPAGTGLRQNRLITEGS